One Pectinophora gossypiella chromosome 25, ilPecGoss1.1, whole genome shotgun sequence DNA window includes the following coding sequences:
- the LOC126378136 gene encoding uncharacterized protein LOC126378136, which yields MEWSERWRRRALLALRPRTCCCVAPLRGGLLALGYFNMLVSVLLIVGTASSTFVPMCVRVQEAVVEEPSPSTCIVGPSAELALSVLLIAATYRSDLVLLRIYSWLALGALAAAVLVYCLVVALIGALYLIAIAVSLVYQSYVILLVRSFIIEIKFKDTIDKTLYYNKLLDIKKDPEAPPAAAEPQGSTVVHTDTEGEEKTLIVTSEKEKQTDTVKVTNLPPNDTKTPVSTTATVVKVHEGTGRATVANKDDKGKLRDENIGKNVSAKEAASNRAIVASNVDGSRQATATAATAGSSSKDGGAVKTTESRVTITVASIKEDQQEPETSAVGDSSKHVNATEDAGSSAAVASGEEKGKQKDKEVTDPAPTPKKRRGWFRRGARDKRDASETKEAKDDTAKD from the exons ATGGAGTGGTCGGagcggtggcggcggcgcgcgctgcTGGCGTTGCGCCCGCGCACGTGCTGCTGCGTGGCGCCGCTGCGCGGGGGGCTCCTCGCACTCGGGTACTTCAATATGCTTGTGTCT GTGCTTCTGATAGTGGGCACAGCATCGTCCACGTTCGTGCCAATGTGCGTACGAGTCCAAGAGGCCGTAGTGGAGGAGCCTTCGCCCTCCACCTGCATCGTCGGGCCCTCCGCCGAGCTGGCCCTCAGCGTGCTGCTAATAGCTGCCACTTATCGG AGCGACTTGGTGTTGCTGCGGATCTACTCATGGCTGGCGCTGGGTGCGTTAGCAGCTGCTGTGCTGGTATACTGCCTGGTAGTGGCTCTTATTGGAGCACTATACCTCATTGCCATTGCTGTTAGCCTCG TATACCAGAGCTACGTGATACTTCTGGTGAGGAGTTTCATTATAGAAATCAAATTCAAGGATACGATCGACAAAACTTTATACTACAACAAGCTCTTGGACATTAAGAAAGATCCGGAGGCGCCACCAGCGGCGGCAGAGCCTCAGGGCTCTACTGTCGTGCACACAGACACAGAAGGTGAAGAAAAGACACTAATAGTGACTTCTGAGAAGGAAAAACAAACAGACACTGTTAAAGTGACGAATTTACCACCGAACGATACAAAGACACCAGTGAGCACTACTGCGACTGTTGTGAAAGTCCACGAAGGCACGGGTCGTGCAACAGTCGCGAATAAAGATGACAAAGGCAAACTGAGGGACGAGAATATTGGTAAGAACGTCAGCGCAAAGGAAGCCGCAAGTAACCGTGCGATAGTCGCAAGTAACGTCGACGGGAGCCGACAGGCAACTGCAACTGCCGCGACTGCTGGCAGCAGTTCCAAAGATGGCGGCGCTGTGAAAACAACTGAAAGTCGTGTCACGATAACAGTTGCAAGTATAAAGGAAGACCAACAGGAGCCTGAAACTAGCGCTGTAGGAGACAGTTCTAAACATGTCAACGCTACAGAAGACGCGGGCAGTAGCGCGGCAGTTGCAAGCGGAGAAGAGAAGGGTAAGCAAAAGGACAAAGAGGTCACTGACCCTGCGCCGACGCCGAAAAAACGTCGAGGTTGGTTCCGGCGCGGCGCACGCGACAAACGTGATGCAAGCGAGACAAAAGAAGCAAAAGACGACACGGCAAAGGATTAA